TCAATTACAAGATTCCCAAAAGATTTTGCTAATTGAGGTAAAGAAATCAACCTAGTGCGCAAGTTTACTGGGACGCCCATTATAGAACGTTTTAGATGACCGTGCTTCTTTTCTGAAGAACACATGAAAGCCCTCCATAAGAGGGCTATGATCATCTCAACTCTTGAGGGATTAAAGCATAGCTCTCCGATTAGTTCTCTAAGCCTTGAAATCGAATCTTCGTTGATGTATAGCCTTTTGGCTACTACTTTAGAATCCACACGATCTTCCTCAGGAATACGAGGCAAGAGAAATTTCGATAAATCTCTTGGTGGGAAAACATGAGCCAAATTAAAGCTCATGAAATCAATCTTCTCTACAGGAATCTTCATTCTGCACACTTTAGACCACTcgttaataatattaaaagttGAGTAACCATCCATTGCAGGGTGCGCGTGGCTCATAGATAGAGCCAAGCCACCACACTCGAATTCTGTGATTTGGACAATGACAATTGGTAAGGCGATCAAGTTGGATTCATCTACATTCCAAGTATCTTGAGGCCAACAAAGCAATGCAAGGTTGACATCCTTGTGTGCTTTCTCAAGAAATTCATTGAGTTTACTATTTATCTTTGCTTTTACAAATTTAACCCCTTGATCCTGACAGGATATCGAGTCGTCATCGGATAATCTGCCAGCGATGGGGTAAACATGTGTTAAAACTCTAGATAAGGATTGCTCAAATTGTTCTTGATCATGAGACTCATAATTATAAGTGTTGTTGGTAGGAGGAGgataaaaaagaacaaaaggTAAATGTTCCAAATCAGCTATTTGATCAAAGAAAGATAATTTGTAATTTTGTAgatgatttggagttggtgaAGCTGGTTTTATAAATTTTGTGGACGTGATTTCAACTTCCATGCATGTTTCTTTTTGAAAAGccatgtgtatatatatagcaAAAGAGAAATTAAACAAAGAAGTGAAGAAGATATATGTAGAGGCACTCCAGTCTTCCCCTTTATATAGCAAAAAATATGGCCTCTAAATATGATATCCACaggagtattttttttatcgcgaatcaatgaaaaatttatatcacaaaatataattttttcacttatttttCATCGAACATAATGTAAAAATCACGCCTCACATGATAAAAAGGACAAGACAAAAGAATATGTGTCCACAAATTCGAttcgtttcaatttatgtaatataaatgtaaatcatcttattaaaaataaaatgagaaatttaaaatcaaattattattaaatgATTAAAAATGAATTTATCAGAATCCTACCATATCCATTCTCACCAATTGTTGTGCTTTTCCTATTTTCGaatcaatctttttttttaaaaaagtcacCATGGTAGGTGACTGAGTCccaataaaataaacatatatatacatggcAGGCAGGTAGGATTAAGCAGGACAATCTCATGGTAATTGGtataattaatgttgttgattttacatgattacaaattacaattgaaaaataaaataaaataaaaataaactttctTCTAGACAGAGGCgtggatatctcgctctctttaagaagattcaagcccactgcaacAATTTTTTTTCACCTATCCAGCAGTAGTCCTTTTGACTTGTTCCATCCAagatacaacagccttatcacaaaatgtaactcaacaaactctggacaagagttgagtttaaagctccacaAAAAAGAACAcatcccttcaactaataagaactctcttttttgaCAAACTTAATACACTCAATGTTTTCTtacatttcaaaacaaagaagacctctctatttatagaagaGGAAatcattcaaaagatgaaaaaataatagaatgtcatcattatcatttagtacaccattatgatttagtgcaccacttattagtgataattgggttaaaaaatacataataaaatgatttagtgcaccatttattagtgataattaggttaaaaaaatataatgaaatgaataatcttgcactaactaaagatgataatgaaaggcatttttatgcactaaagaaaaaattataacatatgCCACTTATACAAATTAATATCACTTAATATTGATGTTAAAATACTAAAACTAACAATTAACAATGCCATATTATTGAAAATGGAACAAATAATGTCGTaagtgtaaaaaaaaaaattataaacatgGTAAGTAGGATTTAAGTTATACAGTAATATtatgattaattattttttcaacaaaaattaatatagttttagtttatTACAATAGGATAACTTTTTGATCGTATTACAAATTTGACATAACACAAAAACAGATATTTAAACTTAATCTCAATTGATAAGTAAACACTTTAATTTTAAGAATGTGTACATCTCTAGACACCTCAACACTTCAAATTTGATATTGCACggtatgtataatatattggaGGTAGACtttttgagaattcaaaattcaCCTTAAAATTTTAAGCTCAttcaaatactatatttttattttttaaaacccgaTTAATAATCAcgtttttcaaagaaaaaaaccTGACATCAACCAATAATCACGTGTTTCACTATGATATTTTATAGGCCATATCAACtgtaataaattatttattaatatggcATTGTTAATCATACCCTGAGCGTGTCCTGCTTAATCCTACCAACCATGcattatgcatatatatatatatatatatatatatatcgcttttcaaaaagaaaacatgGAAGTTGAAATCATGTCCACAAAATTCATAAAACCATCTTCACCAATTCCAAATCATCTACAAAATTACAAATTAATTATCTTTCTTTGATCAAATATCTGAGTTGGAACATATACCTTGTTTCTTTTCTATCCTCCTCTTACCAAGAACACTTATAATTATGCAACTCATGATCAAGAATAATTTGAGCAATCCTTATCTAGATTTTTAACCCATGTTTATCCCATCGCTGGCAGATTTATCGAGGATGACTCCAGGACCAAGGGGTTAAATTCTTAAAAGCAAAGGTAAATAGTAAACTTAATGAATTTTTTGAGAAAGCACACAAGGATGGATTCATCATTGCCAATCATTCGGGTCAAAATTCTTGTCAGATTATTAAACTGCAATGTCCGATAACGATGCTGAAGTAGTGAATCAATCGGCACCATAGCAGTGGTATACAATTTTGGACGTTGCATTGCTTTGTTGGCCTCAAGATACTTGGAATGTAGATGAATCCAACTTGTTCACCTTACCAATTGTCATTGTCCAAATCACAGAATTCGAGTGTGATAgctgttgggtttaattgatagtttgaataggaaattgagggaaaaagaagtggagaggaaaatgACATGTTCTCttttgctttattaaataagctttgatcccacataggtggtggaaatgaaaagtctcctacttaaaagtagaaacactccttcatgttgctaaagggtcaagaagagggtctcccctcgcgccgtcgtcatcgtcgctcggctcggctacggctacggctaaacagtctatatatatctgttaatcctcagaatgttccatacgaaaattctgaaataacatcttcttcttcttctttctgcacttcctaaaatcgtgtgatatacatccttcaagtaGTTCGcagtcatcaaagatttgcagtacctctactttggtgagtaaatcgttctatcctgggaggaaataTTCCAAAatctcgggtactttgaggggaataatttccttaaggacacactgtgttttattacctttagttgttgttactgtttttaatatttacaatacagtttactaacaataGCTTGGCTCTATGTATGAGCCACGTGCACATAATTGCAATGGATGGTTACTCaacttttaatattattaatgagtGGTCCAAAGTGTGCAGAATGGAGATTCTTGTAGAGAAGATCGATTTCATGAACTTTAATTTGGCTCATGTTTTCCCACCAAGAGACTTATCGAAACTTCTCTTGCCTCGTGTTCCTCATGAAGATCGTATGGATACTACATTAGTAGCCAAAAGGCTACACATCAACGAAGATTCCATTTCAAGACTCATAGAAGAAGTTGTGGATCACTTATGCTTTAAGCCCTCAAGAGTTGAAATGATCATAGCCCTCTTATGGTGGACTCTGGTCATTGTTTAAAAGAAGAAACACAGACATCTAAGACGTTCCTTAAAGGGCATCCCAGTAAACTTGCGAACTAGATTGATTTCTTTACCTCAAGTAGAAAAATCATTCAGGAATCTTATAATTGACGTCCCTGTAAAATTCGTACTTGGGGATCACAACAAGAAGATGCCTGAGTTGTACGAATTAGTGACATTAATTCGCGACACGGTGAAGGAAACTATTATTGTTTGTGATAAGAGTTCACTAGAGGACGTAGTGTCTGCCGTTGCAAATACATATAATGGAAGTTTCCTAGCACAAGACTGGGGAAATAGTACTGATGAAATTGACATGTACGCAAGTTCAACTTTGTGTAGATTTCCTATACAAGAAGCTGATTTTGGTTGGGGAAAAccatgtttgatgcattttgggTCAAGACATGGAGAGTTTTGCTGGTTGTATGATGCAGAATGTGGAAATAGGATTTGAAGCAAATTAATATGCATTTATTTGAATGTGACACTGATATCAAGGATTTCTTTGAGTTTTAGGTCCCTGAGAGTCGGTCTTTTGTGTTATTTTCATAATAAGTCTGTGGAGATATGTTGGATAAAGAAGAAAACAGACGAAGAATGAGCAGAAGAAGGAGCAAAGGAATGAAGAAGACAAATGAGAAGAAGAGTGAAGAAGAAGACAGAAGCCTCAAGAAGTCTCTTCCACTTcttctgatgatatgataatctTCCACCACGTGGCCTCATCTTGTCCCTACAAGTGGATTCATCCTGTCCACACAACAcagtcaaattaaaatatgactATGCCCATATAGTTAtgggtaaataaaataaagtaatgacaagTTAGAATGGGACAAAACCAACCCATTTCTCTTTGTCTATATTACAATTGGTTGCAGCAACTTGTGTATAAGTAGAtgtatattttgatgaaaatacACACAGAAATTCTCTTAATCTTCAGCTTCTCATTCTTTAAATctctacatggtatcagagcatctCTAAGCTCCATTCAAATCTGTGTCAAAACATCAAAGTCATCTTCAAAATCCCAGAATGCCTGAAACAACTGAAATCAAATCAGACAGTGGTGAAAAAGGAATCATATGTGAAAATAGCCATCCCTATTACTTAAGCAATTCAGATTCACCTGGTATGACTCTAGTCAACAGTGTTTTTGATGGAAGAGGATACCCAGGTTGGAGAAGATCTATCCTTCTATCTCTATCAGCCAAGAGAAAACTTGGTTTTATCAATGGAACTTGCAAGGTTCCAAACCTGAGATCTGCAGATTTTGAGCAATGGAATTGTGTCAATGACATGATCATATGTTGGATATCAAATGCATTATCTAAGGATATTGCAGATAGTGTAATGAGTTCCAAAACTGCAAAAGAACTTTGGAACAGCCTGGAGTAGAGATTTGGGAAATCAAATGGTGCCAAACTCTACCATCTGTAAAAGGAATTAACAGGATTAGTACAAGGCAATAGCGACATTACAGGTTACTTCACCAAGGTTAAGAGATTATGGGATGAATTAGATGGGATGAGTGCGATTGCCTGCTGCTCATGTGAATGCACCTGTGATGGGAAAGTAAAGTTAACAAAATCACTGGAAGATCAAAGATTGATTCAATTTCTAATGGGACTGAATGATGTATATACTCAGGCAAGGGGAAATATACTTATGATGAATCCATTACCTGGAATAGATATTGCATATTCCTTGCTTTTGCAGGATGAGAACCAAAGGGAAGTATATGCAAACACAAATGTCACTCCTGATTCTGGATCATTTATGGCAGTAGGCCAAGCAAACCAGCCAAACAacaagttaattgctgagtttgCAGCATTCATGGCTAATGGACAGGGAAGATATGCATAGAGACTCAGATATCAACCAATGAAAGGAACAAACACATATCAGAAGTATGCTTTTCCAAACCAGAACCAAAGATCTAACAAGCCACAAAACAAGTTTAAGGGTAAGAAAAAATATGATCCAAATCTGTCATGCACTTATTGTGGGAAAACAAGACATGTGCATGATGATTGTTACATGCTGCATGGGTTCCCTGCAGATTTTGAGTTCACTAACTCCAGGAACTATCAGCCTCAGATTAAGGCAAATGCAAGTTTAACTCAGCAGAAAAACGAAGACATTGGGAGAACAGATTTTGCAGTCAATGATGGAGATTTTGAAGAACAGTATAGCAAACAACAGATTGCAGAAATGATGGAAATGTACAAGAAAAGCAAATTGACAAAAACAGGAATCAATGCAAATGCAGTAGCTGGTACCATTCTTAAATACTCAAATTCTGTATTCAGTAACCTTAAATAGAATTCCTGGATAATTGATTCAGGAGCTTCAGAACACATATGTTTTGATCCCAATTTCTTTTTGTTTCTGAAACCTCTCCCTGTGCCTTTGAACATTAATTTACCTAATTCTTTCAAGGTAAGTGTGACCCATATAGGCAGCATCTCCATCCTGTCAGGACATGTCATAACTGATGTGTTACTTGTGCCAGATTTTAAGTACAATTTACTGTCAATTCATAAGTTTTGTATCCAGTTTCAATATGATGTCCTGTTCACTGCTAATGGATGTTTCTTGCAGGACCTTTCAGTGAAGAGTCCTCAAGTTTTTGGTAAAGTTAGAGAGGGTCTCTATTTGTTGAATTCTAATAGTGACAAGTGTAGTAATGTTTTCAATTCAAATGATGTATCTTCAATCCCAAAAGGAAGAAATCCCATCT
This Solanum dulcamara chromosome 1, daSolDulc1.2, whole genome shotgun sequence DNA region includes the following protein-coding sequences:
- the LOC129890479 gene encoding vinorine synthase-like, yielding MAFQKETCMEVEITSTKFIKPASPTPNHLQNYKLSFFDQIADLEHLPFVLFYPPPTNNTYNYESHDQEQFEQSLSRVLTHVYPIAGRLSDDDSISCQDQGVKFVKAKINSKLNEFLEKAHKDVNLALLCWPQDTWNVDESNLIALPIVIVQITEFECGGLALSMSHAHPAMDGYSTFNIINEWSKVCRMKIPVEKIDFMSFNLAHVFPPRDLSKFLLPRIPEEDRVDSKVVAKRLYINEDSISRLRELIGELCFNPSRVEMIIALLWRAFMCSSEKKHGHLKRSIMGVPVNLRTRLISLPQLAKSFGNLVIEAPVKFVPGVHNKMPELHELVTLIRETVKETIIACDKSSPEDVVSAVANIYNGSFLSQEWGNSIDEVDEYTSSSLCRFPIQEADFGWGKPCLMHFGSRHIQSCWLYDAECGNGICVQLDLKEVNMHHLFELCHTDINDFFQF